The window CTGCTTCCAGACATGAATGGTTTCTTGAAGCTCCATTttcccctgcacacacacaaaagaattTTAGACTAGTTGGCAGTTAGAGCCCAAGTCTAACCACACAGTGCTGTGAAAGTTATTTGATTGAACTTAAAAACACCTACAAAAATAACAGCTGCATCAACAGTTCTGTACTCCTACATGTAGCCTGCATGCATCACCTACTCTGACAAAAATACACTGTTCCTGCCTTGGGACATAAGTTGatttctctgcagcacagcttccCAGCCCTGCGAAACAGGCAAGAGACTCTGTTCCCTTCTTAAAACTTGCTTTGTTTCTCTCCTGACCAGCATCTCCCATAAAATTCTACACAACATTCCTAACTTTTGAGCACCTCTACTGAATTTGGGTGAACAGCAACAAATGAGCTGCTGCCAAGTGCTTTGCAGTACCACTGCCACTGAGCCATGCAACTTCTTCACAGTTCTATTGTTTTATACTGGTTTTATAGGATGGTAACACAGAGTAAAATAAGACTGCCTGGAATTGTCACCTACCATACTACCTAGGATTCTGTTTCCAGATTTTTTCATCATGTAAAGACAGAGTAACTCTTCTTGAGATGcaagaaacaaaacagctgAGCATGACAGTCCTTGGCTGGAAGCTTTCTAATGCATTAGAACTGCAGAGGTCAGTTACTGTTGCTCAGACACATTTTGAAGCCTGTTGTGCTGATAATTGCTTTGAAGCAGACAGATCTCTCAAGCCTCTAACACCACCAGATGTGTTACAGAGTGTTCTGCCACCCAAAACCAGCTTCCTATCAAGTACTGACACTAATATATGTTTCAGAACCAGGGAAGAAAACCATTTACCAATCCAATAAAGGACTGTAGAGGgtagaaaatttaatttttaatagtaAACTAGTGAGCAGCacctctttctcctttctttgattgctgttgttaaaaaaaaagacaagcaaGCAACAAAGAACAAAGTATTTTAACTACCGCTTTGCTTGACATACACTTGCTGAATTCTGAAGCCATCTGACCCCTTATAAACAGGTTTGCCAACACAGATATACCAATCCAACTGCAAGAGGCAACCACTCCATAGACAGGCTGGTACAAAGCTGTCTCTTTCCTCCACCACATTCACCACCAGTCATCCACAttctctgcagcttcagcaAAACAGAAGTAACTGTACCTTAATAACCAGCATGTCTATCACGCGTGGATCCGTAACGTGGGCATTCTTCATGAACATCTCCCGCACCTTGTTACGCCCCTGTTTCACCGTGATGTCCAGCTGGTACAGGTGCACTAAGAGAAACACAACACCAACTGCGATCATCCACGTCGCTCCGCACTTGTTCCACCGGCAACGTGTAACTCAACCCTAAAAATCGCTACACTGTCACTCGCTCATGCGACGCCCGCCGGCTTCACCAATGTCATTAAGGCCGTTCCGACCTTGAGCCCGCGCGGCAGGCCCCGCGTCCCTCACCCACCCGTGTTGGGCACCTCGCGGTACCAGGCCCGGTACAGCTCCCTGACGCGCCGCTTCGCCTCGCCAAGGTCCCGGCTGAAGATTGGCTTCACAGCGGCCGACACCACCCCCTTGCCCGCCACCGCCATCTTGCTGCGGCCGCCACTTTCCCCGCCGCCCGCGGGAATGCGCCGGGCACGGCAACTTCTCCTATTGGCCGGCTGAGCTGCCACTCCAGCCTTACGGCCCGGCCACCTCTCATTCGATTGGTCGGGAGAAACGCCAATCACTGCTGCTGCAAGGGTTGGGTGGGCGGGTGGGGAGCGGGTGGGCGGGTCAATCCCGGGCCCCGCCTTCTGAGGCGGTCGGGCCAGCGCGGCCCCTCAGAGCCCGCTCCTccctcagggcagggctggggctgtgctttggAGCGATCAATTCATTCCCTTTCCCCCCAGAACGCTGTAAGCGGCTGCTGTTCGGTCGTGCAGCTAGACTTTCTCTCAGTACACCCTTGCATGATAGAAAGACAGTCCCTACTCTAGCTATACCCACGTTTTTTCCTATTCTTTGAAGTTATTTTGTAGATTAAAAGCATAAATGTGCTGTTCCTGCTGAAGTTCAAATCTTAATTATGTTAATAAGTATTTGCATAATTCAATAGCTTTCGTAGCTTCCAAAATTACTGCTACACAAAATTACTTCTGCACACATGCATTcaatttcagattattttattttttctttcgTGGTGGTTATACATAGGAGCTCCTTTGTGCTATTGTCTTTTCACATGTGGTAATTTAAACATCAACTTATCTGTACATTTTGCAAAACAATTTGTCAGGAATATTGAAGAAAGGTAACTCTGAAATCTATGGCCATACAGTTTCAAACAGTATAACTCCATCCCTTTCTGAGTTCCAAACCTGTCCAAGAGCTGACTTTATGTAAtgccaaaaaacaaaaaaaaaaaccaaacaaacaaaaaaaagttttaattagAGGACATAGTAAATCTAAACAGCAGGATTTctctttaaatgtattttcgaaatttctgtatttcacaaGTGACCTCCTGTGGCTGAAACATATGGATTATTTATCTACTCCTTGGTATTTACTCCTACTGGATGGCATAGTGTTATAAGGGTTGTGAGGATTAAAACTTACTTTCTTGGAAGCTGTAAATTAAGACAATGCAATATTTGTTCAGCATACAGAAGGGTGTAATAAACAGGAAGGAATGAAGGGGACATGTATATCTTGGATGGTAAGATTTTTCAGAAGCACTACTCTGAAACTACATTTTAATGTCACCTTGTTGTTGAAGCTGAAGTTCTCATCTGATTCAAGAATCACGACTAGAATTAAGCTAAACAAGATATTTGCCTAGATCCTTACTTTACACAGATGTGGCCCTCTGCACAGACTTGAGATTGAACCTGGCATGATCCTGCCTAGACCTGCAATGTTTCTGGCAGAGTTTGGGTGGGTGGTGGTCTGTGAGTGAAAGGAGAATGGTGTGCATTTATCTTGCGAGAGCTCGCAACAGGTATGGGTGTGGAGAGTTCGTGAGTGCAAAGTGAGCGTCCTCCCGTggcctgggctgctcctcagGGAGCACGAAAGTGAATTTCTGCAGGAGAGTGgtaaagaagagaaagagctcCATCCTGGCCAGCTGTTCTCCTGGACAGGCACGTCGACCTGCAAGAGAGGGAGTAGGAATTGTCTGTCAAAGAGGGCAATCATCGATGCTAGAATTGCCGCAGCGGGAGCAGATCACCCTCCTGCTGTGCTTCTGACTTGCAGCTGGATCCTCCCCTCAGATTTACCTGctgagaagggcaggaaggcCTCTGGTTTCACAAACTGCCCCTTTGCATCCAGGAAGTGCTCGGGGTAAAACTCGTTTGGTTTCTCCCAGACTGTCTCATCCTTCAGCACGGAAGACAAGTTGGTGATGATTGTCGTCCCCTGCACTCCCCCACAAGAGGAAACAACTTAAGTGGGAACAGCAACATTATCTTGGCACAACGGAACAGTGCTGGTCCCTCTTTAGTCCGTGTCTCTCATCTAATAGCACCCATTTCCACTTCTGCATCTTATCTGAAGCAGAGGTAAAGCAGGGCCCTTTTCCAGTGGCATATGGTGCCTGCCCTACTCTGTGAAGCATCTGAACTTTTGCAGTTTGTATCCTTACAAAGGCTGTTGCATGCAAATGCCAATTTCACGGTTACACAGTGGAAACAGCCTCTGCTTCTCAGATCCTCCTGGACTTGTTTTATAGCTGCAGAGAAAAAGCTGACTGACAGACTTCAAAGCCCAGCTTTCACAGGGACCATGGAAAATTGCAAAGCTTTCCTGTTTCGCACATCAAGGTTCTAAGTCAGAGGAAATACCAcacagctacaaaaaaaaattacaaaaatatccCAGGCTTGAattctgccactgctgccagggcagctgcttGTCACAGCAGAACTGGTCTGAATGCCAGTGGCATTTGAGTAGCTTCAGAGGTTAGAATTTAACTACTACCATCTCAGGAAAGCCAGTAAGCTGGTGTTGAGTGCCTCCAGAGAGCCTGTTAGGCTTCTTCTGACAGGCAGTGAATATCACGGCTCATCGAGAGGCAAGGAAACCTTTGCACTGAGCTGCCACTGCAGTTGCGTTCCCATACAACAAGCGTAAGCTTAGAACACAGGCATAACCTGCCTGAATTTATCATTTCAAAGTGTCTTATTTTAGTGCTCAACAGTGACTGTAATTGGGACTGGAAGTGCAATGCtgcagggtgggatgggatcaTCCCCACCCCATGCCTGGCATCTGCACGAGGAGAAGCTGCTATATTGCTTATCTGGTCACGGTCACCTTGGGAATAAAGAAGCCTTGCAACTCAGTGTCCCGGTACGTCATGTGAGGTAGCCCAACAGGAGCAATATCCCCACAGCGCTGTACTTCATGGATCACAGCATTAGTGTAGGGCATGCTTGCTTGGTCCTTCATGGTGGGGGGTCTCTCTCTGCCAATCACTTTATCAATCTCTGCCTGGACCTTATCTGGAAGCAGAACAGATAAAGAATTAGAGATATAATAACCAGATAACCAGAAGCAGCTGGTATAAGCTGAAGGAAGACTGGCTGCATGAGATTGTAGGCACTGTATGAGAACAGGACAAGCAGTTAGAGACAGAAACAGAAACCCGATGGGAAGGCATTTTTTAGTTGATTGGTGACTCTGTATAACTGTTCTTTGCTCATAGCATCTCTAATAAAGGCCTTTCTATTTGACATGCTACCTTACCCCTCCTCTATGCAGCTTGAAGGCTACCTAGGTGAGCAGCATTAGAGAATTTAAACCAATTAACATCTACTCCAAATGCGGAAGAGGGTACACTGATCACTGCAAGTCCCAAGGTGAAGCCCTCAAAATGAAGGTAGGAGTGAACTTGCCCTTTGAACTCCAGTAGTTTTATCACAGCTACCCCTCTGAACAACTGTTTGGGAAGTGTTTCTCCCGTGTTTCTCCTAGACTAACAATCACCAAAGTTGTTCCTCATTGCAAAATCCATGAACTGCTGTTCGTCATTGTGAAACCCTTGTGGaaaaaatgaagggaattgAAAAAATTGAAGGGAAGAGGCTACACTTCTCTAAGGAAGTTTTAACTTACTCTGTATTTCTGGGTGGAGAAGCATATAAAGCAATGCCCACCGAAGAGTGGTGGAGGTGGTCTCAGAACCAGCTGTAAACAAGTCTACAGCCACCAGACGAAGGTTGCTATAGTGGAAACCATTCTCTTCAGCTGCCTTACCctgtggagagaaaaaaagtgggTGATTGAAGCTGGGGTATTTTCTAGGCAAGAAGACAAGACCACTGTCCAGAGAAGTGCTGAGAAGCAATAGATCCATTTTTAGCATGTGTTCCTGTTCTTCATTGGGAGAGTAAAGCACAGCCCAGGCAACAGTCTGAGCATGACTGATGTACTTTGTAACTGTGTTAACTCCTGTATTTGAAAGTCCTCAACCACCTCAAATATACTCGGAGAAGAATTCTATCCCTGCCTTCAGGACAGAAGTAAATGCCTTGCGCTCTCAGCTCAAACACACAGCAGGCCCTTGCCACTCACTGTAACATCTTCCCCCAGAGGAGGTGGAACATAGTTATTCAGGGTTGATCAGAGGATAAAAGCCCCAGAGTAGAGAGGAGGCTGCCCTGATGTGGCAAATGCAAAATTAGCATTATTTTAAGGCAGTTATCTCTAGCTATGCATTACAGATTCTCACTGCTCCTGCCCTGGTATTTtcttacaattaaaaaaaaaaaaagggatcaGGGTTATCAGGTTAAAGGATTATTGCTGCCTATTAAGCCTGCAACACCACTTTCAGCAAAACTGGTCTCTCATCCAAATGCTAATTGAGCTCAAATTTGTTAGCATATGAGATATGACAACCTCTCTGCATGAGTTCATCTGCTTGTCTTTTCTAATCCTCTTTATACTTCCCTTTCCTAAGGACTAGCTCCTCTTAAGTTATACTGTATATTTAGATGCTGTTGTAATATGGATAGCAATTAATAATGCATTTAAGACTCAACTGTTATTCCTATAAAAGATCTCAGACAAGGGAGTTTGGGACTGACTTGACCAAAGTTAACTCAGGAGAGGGATTTATCAGACTGGCTTATCAGGTGATGTTAGTGAACAGAAGAGAGATGTGACCATAGTCAGGCTTACATCCAGCTCCAAGCTGTACTGCTCAGTGCAGAGTAATGTGGGTCACATTGCTCTGCCCATGCAAGCTGTGGGGGGGCAAGGCATGGGCTGGAGGAGCCTGACACCCACAACATGGCAGGGTTTGTTATGCAAAGCAGCAGTCCAGCCTGAGGACTTGGATGGTGGAAGTGACTTGCAAGCAGAATTTGCTAATATTACTCATCTGGCACTTGAAATTTAGTGAATCCGTGTGCAGAAACATATGGCAGATGGATGGGCTGACCAAATATCTTTGATTTTATGCTGACTTTGTGCCTGACTGAATTAAAGGAAAGACTCCTTTTAATTTCAGTGAAGTTCAGATTTAGGCCTTCCTCTGATATGTAGAAAACTAGTTCTTAGCAAGTAATTCAAAAACATACATGCCAAAGGAGACACTAGTTTCAAATCATAACTTGGTTTAACAGCAGGCTATGGACGGGGCAATGACACAAAAAGTCAATCTGTTCCTCCAGTTCTGTGACTGATTTTGAGGCATCAGTCATTGAAGCATTGACATTACACAGAATCTTGCATGCTGACTTATTTCCTGGTGCAAACCTAGGACAATTAATGAATTCTCAATCATTGCCTTTTAAGAGCCTTCAAATTTTTGTAGGCTGGAAAGAGGGAAATTTCTAGATTCTGAAGGAAATGCCAaggcagaaaacagaaacaagaacatCAGCAGATAACATGGTGTCTTAACCAATAAAAGAGGTTATGGCATGAAGAATATCTTCTCAAGATACAACGTGGAATGAAAAAGTAGGAAATGAGTTGGTAAGAGGTTTTATGCAGCTCTGTGAGGAAAGCCAGTTTCACAAGCTTGAACAGGCAAAGAAACTACTCCTGACCCCCGAGGGTCTGCTAGTGTCACCCTACCTTCTCCATCTCCTTTAAAAACACATCCGTGAGATCTCGGGTGTAAGCAGGGTCCCACGTCTTCATATGCTTATCTATGACCACATCTATGAAGTCCATTAACTCCTTTTGTGCTCGGAAGGCTTTCTGTGGCACTCCAGGGATGCGCAACAAAATGGGCACCACATTAAGAAACTGGGGTGTGAGAACcagagagagtgagagagagagagaatataTTACAtgatgcaaaaaaagaaaaattatgaaaacacaATCCTCTCAAACAATAGAGGGAAGCTTGTGGTTTACCTGAGGCAGGAATCCAGTTTCTTCATTCAAGGAATTTTGAAATAACCGTGACAACTTGTTGAATGTCTCATCACCGTAGTCAAAACGGTCTCCAAAGACAATGGTGCAGATCATATTGCAGACAGCATTATTTATAAGAACATGTATATCAAAAGATTTACCTGGAAATGGAAACGGAGACCAAGCCATGAAGCTCAGCAACACCAAACTGCTGGACCTCATCTGTCAGCAatgaaaatacacaaatacCACCTTGATGACACCAGGAGAAAAAGCCCCCAAACCACTCAAAGCACCACACTAGGAAGTGG is drawn from Poecile atricapillus isolate bPoeAtr1 chromosome W, bPoeAtr1.hap1, whole genome shotgun sequence and contains these coding sequences:
- the LOC131591538 gene encoding NADH dehydrogenase [ubiquinone] 1 alpha subcomplex subunit 6-like — encoded protein: MAVAGKGVVSAAVKPIFSRDLGEAKRRVRELYRAWYREVPNTVHLYQLDITVKQGRNKVREMFMKNAHVTDPRVIDMLVIKGKMELQETIHVWKQRTHIMRYFHETETPQPKDFLSKFYAGHNP
- the LOC131592146 gene encoding cytochrome P450 2D20-like isoform X1, whose product is MLNGLEGGIPLSLAALVDPTGSPLHLCKPCTGIGRCCDPFQNCCLNKLHKVRLFHLSTHLYLDVQRIVVARYGHVWKELRRFTLSTLRNFGMGKKSLEERVVEEAGFLCSAIKSEEGKSFDIHVLINNAVCNMICTIVFGDRFDYGDETFNKLSRLFQNSLNEETGFLPQFLNVVPILLRIPGVPQKAFRAQKELMDFIDVVIDKHMKTWDPAYTRDLTDVFLKEMEKGKAAEENGFHYSNLRLVAVDLFTAGSETTSTTLRWALLYMLLHPEIQNKVQAEIDKVIGRERPPTMKDQASMPYTNAVIHEVQRCGDIAPVGLPHMTYRDTELQGFFIPKGTTIITNLSSVLKDETVWEKPNEFYPEHFLDAKGQFVKPEAFLPFSAGRRACPGEQLARMELFLFFTTLLQKFTFVLPEEQPRPREDAHFALTNSPHPYLLRALAR
- the LOC131592146 gene encoding cytochrome P450 2D20-like isoform X2; translated protein: MALLLWLGSQLSSVWSNISILGVFLTVFTLLLDFMKRRKTWSRYPPGPASLPFIGTMFSVDFHKPHHSFGQLQKKFGNIFSLQNCWNNVVVLNGYKTVKEALVHKSEDFADRPYFPIYEHMGYGKNSEGIVVARYGHVWKELRRFTLSTLRNFGMGKKSLEERVVEEAGFLCSAIKSEEGKSFDIHVLINNAVCNMICTIVFGDRFDYGDETFNKLSRLFQNSLNEETGFLPQFLNVVPILLRIPGVPQKAFRAQKELMDFIDVVIDKHMKTWDPAYTRDLTDVFLKEMEKGKAAEENGFHYSNLRLVAVDLFTAGSETTSTTLRWALLYMLLHPEIQNKVQAEIDKVIGRERPPTMKDQASMPYTNAVIHEVQRCGDIAPVGLPHMTYRDTELQGFFIPKGTTIITNLSSVLKDETVWEKPNEFYPEHFLDAKGQFVKPEAFLPFSAGRRACPGEQLARMELFLFFTTLLQKFTFVLPEEQPRPREDAHFALTNSPHPYLLRALAR